In Mycolicibacterium aubagnense, the DNA window GAGCGTGCCCGGCAGCGTGCCGTTCACGCCCACCCTCCCTGGCGTTACGACGGCGACGGGGTCCATTCCGGCGGCGCAGGCCGTCGCGGCGACGCAACCCGCCGCTCGCTGAGCAACGCCAGGCGTGGTGCCGGCTCTTCTGCTTATCTTTGAGGGGCCGGTAGCCCCGTCGGGGTCCTCCCACCGGAATTCTCGACGAAGGGGTTTGACCACATGATGCTCACAGCTCTGGCCGGGCGACGTGTTGTTGCCGGCTTCATCGGCGCCGGCGTGGTCGCCGGCGGCATGCTGTTCGGTGCTGTCCCGTCGGCCCTCGCCGACGACGCGCCGCCCAACTGCACTGCCGCGGACCTGGCCGGTGTCAGAGCGGGCGTCGACGCGTCGACCTCTGCCTACCTGTTCACTCACCCGGATGTGAACGACTTCTTCAGCAGCCTCCGGGGGCTGTCGAAGGATCAGGCGCACGCCAAGGTCAAGCAGTACCTGGCTGCGAACCCGCAGACCAAGGCCGAGCTACAGGGCATCCGGCAGCCGCTGAAGGACATCCGCGACCGCTGCGGCATCCGTCAGTGATTTGTGCACGAAAATCCGCGGTTGGCGCGGATTCTCGTGCACAAATCACTTAAAGAATCGAACTGCGCCGCGCCAGCCCAGCAGCAGGATGGCCGTGACGGTCGACGCGACGATCACGAAGCTGACGGCAACACCCTGAGCCGACGCCTTGCGCAGCAGCATGCCGATCACGACGGTGCTGACCCAGACCGCCAATCCGGTCGGGTTCAGTGCCGTCGGGCGGCGCCAGCCCCGCGACAGGGCCCAGCCCGCCACGGTTCCGGTCAGGAACGGCCAGCTCGTGTGCGCCACTCCGGCCAGCGTGATGCCCTCGGCGTGACTGCGCCGACCGATGGCGCAGAAGATCACCACGCAGACCACGTCTGCGAGGAAAGCCAGTGCGGCGCGGCGGTTTCCGGTGGCCTGCTCAGTTGTCATAGGTCATCACGTCCAGATTCAGTGGGCTGACATTGTTTTCGTCGCTGGCGGTGAAGCCGGGCTGTAGCTGTGCGGGCCGGCCGGCTTCGAGCGCTTCACCGGCCGCCATACTGTCCACGCGTGCCGTGAGTCGGAACGAGCGGAAGACGAACGGCAGGCCGTCGGAGCGCAGCGGGTCTGCTGTGCTCATCACGTGAAAATGTAGATGTGGGCCGGTCGAATTGCCGGTATTGCCAACGTGTCCGAGCACCTGCCCGGCGTTCAGCTGGTCGCCTGGCTTGACCGTGACGCTACCGGTCTGTAGGTGCGCGTAGAACGCGAAGTTCCCGTTTCCGATGTCCTGCACGACATGATTGCCGCCGTATTGCGCGAGCGTGAGTCCGGTCGGGTTCTGACCGGGCACCTGTTCCGGCAGTCCGTCGAGGACCGCCACGACGGGGCCGGCAGCCACGGCGTGCACGTCGGCCCCGAAGTAGGCGTAACTGGTGTTCTTCGCGCCGTCGCCGGTGAACAGCCGCCCGTCGGGCTGCAGCTGCTCGTAGTCGATGGCGAATCGTTCTGCGCCCCAGAGCTTTCCGTCAATGGGGTTGAGGGCCATCCGATGTGGCGTCATGTCGCAGCAGCTGTTGCCGTCGAGCCAGCCGGCGCCACGCAGTGGCGGTTCGATGACAGCGGGTTTGTGGTCGGACACCGGCACCGGCGCGACGTTCTCGGTGACCACCGGCGGCACGAGCGGCGGCATCGGTTTCGGCACCTTGACCACCACGCGGTGTGAAAGCTGTTGGGGTACAGGGCTTCCCGCGGGAAGACTGACATCCAGCCAGACGGTGGCGCGTTGGCCCGGGCCGAGATTGTTCGTGCTGATCCGGGTGCCCATGGTCCGGGTCCAGTAGGCCAGCCCTGCGCCGGACAGTTGCAGCAGCGGGCCGGCCGGACCCATGACCGATACCGAATCCACCGTCACCGGCTCGGGCGAGGAATTGGTCAGCAGCAGTTCGTACGCCAGGTGGACACGGCCGTCGGTGGCCGGAACCGCGATGGGCGCGGCGACGACGTCGGCCAGGACCGGGGTCACGATCGGCGCGGTGGACTCGGTGGAACTGGTTGGTGGAGAGGATGTTTCAGCCGATTTCGGTGCCGGCGTGCACGACGTCAGGGTGGCGGCGAGCACGAGCGCCGTCGCCAGCCGACTAGCCGGTGTCATGCGGCGTCTCGGGGGCGTCGGGTACCGAACCCCGGAAGTCCGGACCGCCGGAAGCGGTATCGGTGGTGTCGGGGTCGAAGTCCTTCTCGGTGCGGAACAGGATGAAGAACACCACCCAGCCGATCGCCGAGATGAAGATCCAGCTGACCAAGCGATAGATCAGCATGGTCGAGATCGCGGCCGCGAGTGTCATGCCGCTGGACACCAGGCCGGGCACCAGCACCGCCTCGACGACCAGCAGCCCGCCCGGCATCAGCGGAATCGCTCCGACCGCGCGGGCGGCGGCATACGCGACGGTCAGACCCGCCAGCGACGGATGGCCGCCCGTGGCGTAGGCCGCGCAGGCCAGGCACGCGACGTCGGCGACCCAGTTGAACAGCGACCAGCTGAACGCGACCGTCAGCGTCCGGCGGCTCAGACTCACCGATTCCAGCTGCGCCAGGGTGCGGCGCCAGCCGTCCAGTCCGGTGTCGGCCGGCTTGCCACGCAACGAGTTGAACCAGGACAGCAGCCGGACCCCGATGCCGTCGATCTGCTGCGGGTTGGCCGCGACGGTTTGCGCCAGCACCAGCAGTGCCAGGAAACCGCCGATGGTGAAGATCAGCGACAGGGGGTTCTTGCTCGCGCCGAGCAGGACCGCGCCACCCAGCCCCAGGAGGGCCAGCCCAACCACCTGCAGCGCCCCGGACATCACCAGCTGCCATGACGCCACCAACGGCGAGGCGCCCCACAGCCGCTGCTGGCGGTACACGAAGGTGGCCGAGAGCACCGGGCCACCGGGCAGCGTGGTGGACAGTGCGTTGCCGGCGTAGAACGCTGCTTCGGACCGCCACTGCTTGACCTGGACGCCGGCCGACCGGAGCAGGGTGCGCTGGATCTGCGCGAAGCTGTGCATGGAGGCCAGCGCCGCGACGGCCGCCGCGGCGACCCACCACCACGTCGCCGACAGCAGGCTGAGCCACGCCTTGGCCAGCTGCTCCCACACCATCACGACCTCGATGGTCAGCACGGCGACGGCGATGCCGATCAGAACCCAGCGCAGCCACCAGTACTTGCCGCGCACCCGAACCGGCCGCGGGCGGGCCGCACCGCGCCGGCAAGCCATCCACGGGCCGCGGCGGCGGGCCGTCATTGGGCCTGGCGCAGCCTCGTTCGACATCCACGTAGCGTATCCGGCGTGTCGTGGGCGGCGCGCCGTGTGCGGTAGGCAGTGCCAACGATCCCGCGGTGTCATCGCACGGCGCTACGCTGGCGCCCATGTCGCATGCCCACGAAGCGGTC includes these proteins:
- a CDS encoding M23 family metallopeptidase — encoded protein: MTPASRLATALVLAATLTSCTPAPKSAETSSPPTSSTESTAPIVTPVLADVVAAPIAVPATDGRVHLAYELLLTNSSPEPVTVDSVSVMGPAGPLLQLSGAGLAYWTRTMGTRISTNNLGPGQRATVWLDVSLPAGSPVPQQLSHRVVVKVPKPMPPLVPPVVTENVAPVPVSDHKPAVIEPPLRGAGWLDGNSCCDMTPHRMALNPIDGKLWGAERFAIDYEQLQPDGRLFTGDGAKNTSYAYFGADVHAVAAGPVVAVLDGLPEQVPGQNPTGLTLAQYGGNHVVQDIGNGNFAFYAHLQTGSVTVKPGDQLNAGQVLGHVGNTGNSTGPHLHFHVMSTADPLRSDGLPFVFRSFRLTARVDSMAAGEALEAGRPAQLQPGFTASDENNVSPLNLDVMTYDN
- a CDS encoding lysylphosphatidylglycerol synthase transmembrane domain-containing protein; its protein translation is MACRRGAARPRPVRVRGKYWWLRWVLIGIAVAVLTIEVVMVWEQLAKAWLSLLSATWWWVAAAAVAALASMHSFAQIQRTLLRSAGVQVKQWRSEAAFYAGNALSTTLPGGPVLSATFVYRQQRLWGASPLVASWQLVMSGALQVVGLALLGLGGAVLLGASKNPLSLIFTIGGFLALLVLAQTVAANPQQIDGIGVRLLSWFNSLRGKPADTGLDGWRRTLAQLESVSLSRRTLTVAFSWSLFNWVADVACLACAAYATGGHPSLAGLTVAYAAARAVGAIPLMPGGLLVVEAVLVPGLVSSGMTLAAAISTMLIYRLVSWIFISAIGWVVFFILFRTEKDFDPDTTDTASGGPDFRGSVPDAPETPHDTG
- a CDS encoding heme-binding protein, translating into MMLTALAGRRVVAGFIGAGVVAGGMLFGAVPSALADDAPPNCTAADLAGVRAGVDASTSAYLFTHPDVNDFFSSLRGLSKDQAHAKVKQYLAANPQTKAELQGIRQPLKDIRDRCGIRQ
- a CDS encoding DUF3054 domain-containing protein; amino-acid sequence: MTTEQATGNRRAALAFLADVVCVVIFCAIGRRSHAEGITLAGVAHTSWPFLTGTVAGWALSRGWRRPTALNPTGLAVWVSTVVIGMLLRKASAQGVAVSFVIVASTVTAILLLGWRGAVRFFK